From Asterias amurensis chromosome 3, ASM3211899v1, a single genomic window includes:
- the LOC139935293 gene encoding uncharacterized protein produces the protein MQDQTRACSLSLDDINVGLNSRQKEKTSSDIKRQRKDGEGKGMALETTPELESPVIENLHNRLLLTPIRWQSRSDSAAAAAAAAASYRRDSAPATLLMKEDAISRRCSNPALLETIEEGQVSCRRKSTPAVMIQGSFAGQRLRGGLLLSPRRTLNTIHSSTPMAPVRRRSMPEITTTHKGTVTLETFYPPPRRNSLVTCSLAEVATRFELLNTRSQVPEESEMLERSRGGFDRNNGSGVPPSSHSLPPITL, from the coding sequence ATGCAAGACCAGACAAGAGCTTGTTCGTTATCCCTGGATGACATCAACGTTGGACTTAACTCACGCCAGAAGGAGAAGACATCTTCTGATATCAAGAGACAGAGAAAAGATGGGGAGGGGAAGGGCATGGCCTTAGAGACCACGCCCGAACTGGAATCACCAGTTATTGAGAACTTGCATAATCGGTTGCTCTTGACTCCGATAAGGTGGCAATCGAGATCGGATtccgctgctgctgctgctgctgctgctgcttccTACCGTAGAGACAGCGCACCAGCAACACTTCTCATGAAGGAAGATGCGATTTCAAGACGCTGCTCCAACCCTGCACTCCTGGAGACTATTGAAGAAGGTCAGGTAAGCTGTCGGAGGAAAAGCACTCCGGCCGTCATGATACAGGGCTCCTTCGCCGGTCAGAGACTGAGAGGAGGGTTGCTTCTCAGCCCCCGAAGGACCCTCAACACCATCCACAGTTCCACACCCATGGCCCCTGTCAGACGGAGATCAATGCCGGAGATTACCACCACACACAAAGGCACGGTCACACTAGAGACTTTCTACCCTCCACCTCGGAGGAATAGTCTGGTGACCTGCTCCTTAGCTGAGGTGGCCACCCGATTTGAGCTGCTCAACACTCGTTCGCAAGTCCCGGAGGAAAGCGAAATGTTGGAGAGGTCCCGCGGTGGATTCGACCGTAACAACGGCTCTGGTGTTCCCCCATCGTCGCACAGTCTACCACCTATAACCCTGTGA